The Micropterus dolomieu isolate WLL.071019.BEF.003 ecotype Adirondacks unplaced genomic scaffold, ASM2129224v1 contig_13687, whole genome shotgun sequence DNA window AacccacaatcactatcattCACCTTGGATCGGCcatattcagaagaaaacagagttttaaatttttatgacattaattGCAGGgaatttcagatttttcttcttgtaaatttcacactttcatctaggattttttttctgttattaaCCCCGGCTCActattttttggacacgtaaaataatctatctaaatatgtgaaaacactttggagaattcaattatagcctacagatgggctccatctaagaaactatcccgttaattaattaagattcctGTCTAAAATCAccaggctgcagggctcgctgtctgaacgtgatgctgttgtgttcagaacttcattcCAACCGCAGAGGAACAAATCAgcatgaaatctaaacatattttatgaagcgGTGTGTATAATTAtcctattaatcaaagttttacagtgaGAGAAAACGCACCACGACCTGTTCCTCAAAGTGAACAAAGCAGGAGCGCTAAAAtacagagagtgtgtgtttacgTTGGGGGGCAGCTTGGCGTAGGCCTTCAGTCTGGTCCAAACCTCCGACTGGAAGCTGCTGTCAGGGAAAACCTCGGTGACCAGACCGAGTTCACAGGCCTGGACCGCCGTCAGCTTCTTGTTGAACAGCAGCATCTCACTGGCCTAAAGGGAGCGGGGGGCAGTTTattactacaacaacaacaacaacaacaacaagctgtTTGTGGATAACCACAAACAGAGTTGGTGAATAAACGCTGAGGTGTATGAAGCGCTGATGATGAGGAGGCTGAGACCTTCCTCACATGAAACTAACAGAACCGTCTGAGCTTTTAAAGAAGTCAGCTGCggcctcttcttcttctgtgtgtaCCTTGGCGAGGCCCATTATTTT harbors:
- the LOC123966555 gene encoding enoyl-CoA delta isomerase 2-like, producing the protein MGLAKASEMLLFNKKLTAVQACELGLVTEVFPDSSFQSEVWTRLKAYAKLPPNSLALSKQLMRSVDRERLHAVNDAEVERLMERWTSDECFNAVMSFFQAKAKL